The window TCCACATTTAAAAGCTGGTACCCCTGGGCAGTCAAACTGGAGTGAACTGTGAGATAAAGAGAGCAGCGTTAGGACCCAACGAAACTTCACTCACGTCAAACCTACTTGGCCAATAACACGTCCGGTATATGCAGGCCACATTGTTGCTTCCTGCATTCTGCATCTGCGCTGACAGACTCTGTAAAAACTGTTTCTGACAGTAGACAAAGAATTCTTCTTATTTTTAGGTTCTGATCCTACCCACACTGTCTCggttttcttcagtttttagGGGGGGGGCGGGTTAATTGCAAGGCCAGCATATTCGTACAGCTGTTTCCTATAGAAAGGAGCAACAAAATTATTTGCGCTTTTGTGTAAATACCACTTCTTTAtccatttactttttttttaatttgtagtATTTTAAAGTAGTGGGAAACAGATTCGGAAGGGCATCCGCAGATAAAGAAAAATACCTGAAAATACTAAGCTGCTGTCAATTTTCAAGAAGGCAGTAGTGCCATCGAGCTTGTATTAcaatttaagtgccttgagatagcAAATAATGGCCCTAGCCTTGAATCAGTAAATCACTAgcttaaacagttttttatcAGCTTTTTCTATTAAATTATTGAAGTCTAAAAACATTCCCTCAATACACAAAGTTAAAATGAATATTTATGCTGCTGTGTGCTCTGTGAAGACAGAAGACACCTCACCCAACATTTCCTCAAGTGCGCTTTTCGCTTGTCACTTACCTTGAATCCGAATGCACTTTGTTCTTGAcattttatataaatataattagttaaagcaaaaatacatcCACAACAGCTTAAAAGTTGAAAATAAGTCTGCACTCAACCAAAAATGACTACACTCTGCATCTGTCATTTGCTTATGATGAAGAATGTGTGCTTGAGACTCGTCTCTGGTGCGTCAGTGGAGTCTTTCATCTTTCCAGATTTACAGGCTGGATCCACACTGTGTACATGTACATCTTTAGCATTTTATCATCTTGATTCTTGAGATTCTGTTGATCTACTCTGCACATGCAACAGCTACTGCATATGTGAGTCAGTCCTCTGTTGCTCTTCTGTGGccttttattttaaatgcaAGAATTGTAAGTTCTTTGAGCGTTTTTCTCTCATCAGAATTGAAGGTCTAAGAACAGCAAGTGTACACATGACATGGCCCCTTAAGGCAATTTTTTGCCGCAACGTTAAACCTTATAATTTGACTTTATAAGAATAGAATATTGTTTTAATTTCTCTACATTATTTTAGAAATATTTGTATAGTTTATTTTGATATATTATATATGTATGAGAAAAGACATGTTGATAAGAAGGTACAAGTGTTAATAACTGTCAGTTTTGGCAATCAcacactttttcctcctcttggaAGCCAAAGTAGAAGTGCATTTTCTGTTCTCTTTTTAAGCAATTTAGCATGGAAAATTCCCAGCTGAATTGTAAGAAACTCGGTGGTGAGATTAAACATGAGCAAAGGAAGAACCCATTAAATTTTGATCCAGATCACTTCCATTAAAATTGCAAAATTGGGTGATGATCATGGCACAGAATGCACATATTGCTGAGTTTATGTAAGTGTAAGTTACATAAACTCAGAAGTGCAGAAGTATTTTCATTAACATATACCTCAAGAGGCAGAATGGCCACTTACACAGCAATATGGtgagtttaaaaatatatatttatatgtatatatatttaatgaTCATTCTTTTCTTGGACCCAATGGGATATTAGTAGTTTTCCGACTGAGGTCCAAGGTAAAACCAACCCAACTGaagttgtaaaagaaaaatgcagcaGAAAAGGAAATGCACAAGTAAAGAGCTCAAATGTGTTATTTAAAACTTGAATAGGTGTGCTAATTCGCTTAAGGCACATGAAAAAAATTCATACTCTTAAGTATATGATTTCATATAAAAAGAGGGAATAATAAGGCTCTCAGTTTACGGCCAGACAGACTGACACCCCTCCGGATGTTATTAGGTGAGTGAGGCAAAAATAGCTCTGACATGTGTTCTGCTGGGACCAAGCCCCCTCTCCACTTGGCTCTGTCAATCAAAGGCCAAAACAAGATGGCAGGCTGCGGGAGTTGGCTCTTCTTTTTAACAGGCAAGTTTATCCCTGAAATGATTAAGCTTCAGTTGATTTGAAAACCCCAGTCGGCCTTTCTGTTTTAGTTTCAGGCCTGAGTTATTTAGACCAAATACATGTCCATGATATCGTCTTAGATAGACAAGATTACAACATGAAGGGCTGTGTGTTGTCAAACTCTGATGTCAGTTTTTCAAGGACTTGTGAAACAGTTTTGCGTTTCAGGTAAATTCCttgctttttgttttacacTTCCACACAGTCTTTGCTGTCAGCCTGTTTGGGGCCAATGCAGAGATAATCATTCCTGTGGGGAAGGTATTTACTCATGAGCTAATGAGAGAGACTTTCCGGAATGACTTTGAATCTTCGACAAGACTTTACAGTAAGGTTTAAGTAATATTTCTCCCCCAAAAAATGATAgggtaaagataaaaaaaatcagaaatccACATTTTCTTATTGAGTTCTCCCCCCTACTTGTGTTTTGTATGGTATACAGCGGGGCGCTGGTACGATGTCCCCATCATTTTTAAGTGCAACATGCAGAATTTCCCAGACCTCCCAGAGTGGCTGCGCTTCACCCAACGGCACCCTTTCGATAACGGCTTCCTTTATGGCACACCAACTTCACCAGGAAAAAGTATAATTGAGGTTTGAGGTTTTTACTTCTACCAACAATGACACGAGCTGAAAACGCTTCCTACTCTCTGTATGCTGCACACTGAGTCACTGGGTTTATTTTGTGGGTCAAACATAGATGACATTCCAGCACAGCTGCAGTGGAGACAAATCTGAAAAATTTGCCAGCGTCAGAAACATTGTGGGAGGTAAATGTGGGAACCTGATCTCAGATCACTGGAGCTATTTTGATCCAGCATTAAAGATTCAGCGAGTAAAATACCTATGAAGATGATAAGTTTAATTTCTGGAGCATCACTGAAGATTCAATCAAACTGAATGTTATGATGTGTGGTGAaaatttttacattttgagtgaAACCAATGATTAAAGCCAAATCTTCTCTCTAAAACAATCTCCATTTTAACAAACTATGCCCAATTTTCTTGTACATAAAAATGATCAACTAGGTACAATTGGTACATTATTGCCAATTTCAGGACAAACATACCTTACTTTGGTTatttcttgaatataaagctGACACCCAAAGCCCATAAACATTTTCTAATCTTTGGAATTATTGCTCAAAATATAGTATATAAATAGTATTACACAGAAATGCTGCAAagaatggaataaataaattatttttcaacTGTTTTCAACTGTTTTCTTTAAAAGCCAATGTTGAAACATAACAGACTCCAGAGAGTTAAGGCATCCTTGGAGATGTAGGAAATAACCAATTAAAGCAAAGGTAGACGAGGAGTTACTCCTCACCAAAGGCCTAATAAATTGTTGAATGCACTGAGCATCAGAAACTATAATGTAATATTATAAAGTGGTTATAAATGCAAATTTGATGGTGATAAACTGGCTGTCTTTCTCTTTCAGATCAATGTAATCAACAAACAAAGCTACGACACTTTCAGACATACTCTCGTAATCAGAGTGATTCCAGGTAAGTCGTTTTTTTAACTGTACAGTAATGGTAATAACAAATGAGGCTGATAGTTGGAAGAAGAAGTGAAGAAATGGTGTGTCAGATATCACTGATGTCACTCGCAGAGAAGATGCTGCCCTATCAAGCTGAGTTCTTCATCAAGCTGAGGGAGATTGAAAAGGTGCTGCCCTCTTCTGTTCAGAATGAGATTAAACAGGATTTGCAGAAGTTGTGGAACACAGAGGCCTTGGAAATTGTCAACATTACGAATGCCCTCGACCGTGGAGGCAGAGTTCCCCTCCCTATTGCAGGACACTTTGAAGGGTAAACAGAGCCATTTGTTCTAAACTTTGCAGTGCAGTAAGTGTCTATTAGTGTTTATTAAAATCTGATTTGTGTCAGCGTGTATGTGAAGGTGGGGTCGGAGAGGTATTTCTCAAAGTGTCTCCAAAGGGTGCTGACATCGGAGCACCAAAGGCAGTGCACAGCAGGGGCCAGAGTTAAGGTACCTGGAGGATGCAACTTCTGCAGCATTCCCAGTAATTGCATCACCTGGTGCAAGACGGCGCTGGTGAGacctgagaaaaacaaaaatctcgATCCTTCATCAACTAATTCTTTCAGCAGATATCCTTGTTTCTCCGCTCTGTCTTCTTATAAACtaagtttattatttttattgctttgttTTATTGGTTTATAGGTTAAAGCAAGCTATGTGAAGACGCTGATGTTTTACTTTCTTTTGGTGTTGTATTG of the Odontesthes bonariensis isolate fOdoBon6 chromosome 23, fOdoBon6.hap1, whole genome shotgun sequence genome contains:
- the sgca gene encoding alpha-sarcoglycan isoform X2, producing the protein MAGCGSWLFFLTVFAVSLFGANAEIIIPVGKVFTHELMRETFRNDFESSTRLYTGRWYDVPIIFKCNMQNFPDLPEWLRFTQRHPFDNGFLYGTPTSPGKSIIEINVINKQSYDTFRHTLVIRVIPEKMLPYQAEFFIKLREIEKVLPSSVQNEIKQDLQKLWNTEALEIVNITNALDRGGRVPLPIAGHFEGVYVKVGSERYFSKCLQRVLTSEHQRQCTAGARVKVPGGCNFCSIPSNCITWCKTALFDLTKAEPEPPAPTMGSGILESGGEFNPPESPPSRDYFPDYIVTVIVPLVLAIILCLLLAYIMFGRREGVAKRNARTNQIQMYHHHTVHGNTDELRIMAGNRGVSPPLSTLPMFNSRTGERASPLPSDSIPLIMAQHDPYSDTLPRK
- the sgca gene encoding alpha-sarcoglycan isoform X1; protein product: MAGCGSWLFFLTVFAVSLFGANAEIIIPVGKVFTHELMRETFRNDFESSTRLYRYTAGRWYDVPIIFKCNMQNFPDLPEWLRFTQRHPFDNGFLYGTPTSPGKSIIEINVINKQSYDTFRHTLVIRVIPEKMLPYQAEFFIKLREIEKVLPSSVQNEIKQDLQKLWNTEALEIVNITNALDRGGRVPLPIAGHFEGVYVKVGSERYFSKCLQRVLTSEHQRQCTAGARVKVPGGCNFCSIPSNCITWCKTALFDLTKAEPEPPAPTMGSGILESGGEFNPPESPPSRDYFPDYIVTVIVPLVLAIILCLLLAYIMFGRREGVAKRNARTNQIQMYHHHTVHGNTDELRIMAGNRGVSPPLSTLPMFNSRTGERASPLPSDSIPLIMAQHDPYSDTLPRK